The genomic interval TCTATTAGCCGTTGGTAAAACTCTTTCAGCCATGTCCAATCTCCTGTCTACAGTGcaatgtggaaaaaataaacaatgtatTCAGAAGTGACTAGCAACATGACAatgataataaatttaaaaaatacctgAGAGGATCTCCTGAAGAGTTCTTGAATGTCAAGCTCATCCAAAAGTAATGTTCTCCCTACGCGATGGACAGCCATACTAACGTGAGACTTGCTGTAGGGAATTTTCAAAAGTTTCTTGATGTTCTGAAGATGACAGAAAAAGTGTTAACTTGAACTGCATGTGTCCATAACAGAGACAAAGACTAATATAGCTTAAGAACAGCTCCACACACCTCCGAGTCTGATACCACATCAACATCATCCCCAATGCAATCAATGAAGTCATAGGCCATCCCAAAACTGCAAAGATAAAAAAGGAACTTAATCAATAAAGACAAACTCCAGTTCAACTAGTCTGATTGGTGCTAACTAACTACATACCTTTTCTGAGTAATCTGTCAATAAAACATCTGCTTAAAGGCACATATAAACATAACTGATGGACTGCTATTTGCTCTTTTAGTAAAGCAGTGGAAAACTTTTAACGGCTTCTTATTTTAATTGGCTGAAACTATAACTGTGTGTAGTGTGCTAATGTGAATACCCCAGCAAGTTCTGATCGATCTTCATGAAGAGGCCAGTAactattaaaaatgaaatcctCTAATAGCAATTACCATATGTGAAATCATCATGATCATGGTGACAAAATTaccaaaaatgtcttttttttgccTGTTTGAAATCAGCTGGtgacaataacaaaaatatattttacataatttaataaatccaaTTGGCAGCTACAGCTTACGCCCTTCTTGTCTGCCTGTCCTCCACTCTGGACATgccatttgttcattttcaatAAATGGCTGTTATTCTTTAAGAATAAAGTGACGTAATAATTTATTACATGGATTTTAAGTTTAACAGTGTCCTAAAGattttacagaaataattaaattgtaAACTGCAATGACTTATATGATTAACAGGtttctattattttataatCATCACAGCTTTACCAGTGAGTGCTTTCAGATCAATAGTAAGAGCCATATGATCAGGGATTTTACACAAGTTAGTAAAGAGATTAACACTTTCAACCTCTAACAAAAACTATAAACTGTGTTGCCACAACAGCTCAGtatcaaatgaaaagaaactaaaattcaaactcaaaattaaatatttaagttcTTGTCTAACTTTAAATATGCCCAAATGGGAAGCTTGTTCTTTAACCCGGCAAATGCAGCTATCGTGTTGTATATGCAGTGTGTGCCTCTGCTAAAGAAACAGGTTAACAACATTTTGTTTACTATGGTCAACACAGAGCAGACAAGCAGCTCAGGTACCACATTACTCTAATTTTTCAACTCTGTTGCCTCATCAGTATAATCCCAGATATACTGCTCAGACAAAAGGTGCTTTTGACTTCACGTGGTGATTTGTCCAGATGCATTATGGtcctgggggaaaaaaatgtgctGTGACTTTCGCTGATGCTAAAGAAAGTCATTATGTCACATGGCATTTAAGCCTTGTGGGAACAAGCTGGCTGCAGGGAGGACAGGTCCGGCACAGCTGTTGTTCTGCTCTGGCTGCACTGGTTGGGAAGCTCTTCTGTGACGACCCAACTCTGCACACGCACAACATGTGAAACTTATTTATTCTAAGATCTTCAGATCAGTTATATGCCAGGACTATTTATTCCAATGAGCTTGTTATGCATCTGATTAACCTTTCGAACAGCTTCCTTTCAATATGCAAAAACTAAACACTCTATTATCCTTTTAATTATCAGCCAGAAAACTAGAATTTCAGTTAGGAGATACGGCAGAGCTCCAGTTAGTATGCAGGAAAGACAACAGCCAGCTGTTGTAAACTCACTCACATCAGTAAAATGTAGCCAAtttaacagcagttttttttcccccacagtcTAGCCCAAGTCCACCAACGGGCACATATCACAGACTCATTAACAGACCCCACCAGTCAGACCAGCTTACATGTCACTTCCAGCCAGGTGAGGAGTGAGCTGGAGAAGCTCAGACAGGGGAAAGCAGCAGGATCTGGTGGCATCAGTCCAAGAAAGGTAAAGGCCTGCACCAGCCAACTGTTTGAAGTACTTCAGCACCTCTATAACCTGAGCTTGCACCTTCAGAGTCCCAGCGCTATGGAAGACATCATGCCTTGTCCCTGTGACCAAGAAAAGCCATCCAGTTGAATTAAAAGACTACAGGCCTGTAGCGCTGACCCCTCATGTCATGAAGGTAATGGCAAGACTCATCCTGAGACACCTCAGGCCTCTGGTTGCTACCTCACATGATCTTCTGCAGTTTGCATATCAACCCTCGCTTGGGGTTTATGATGCAATCAATCATCTGCAGAGGACTTATTCCTCCCAGGATAGACTCAAAACCACTGTGCACATAATGTTGAGGCAGCCTGCAGTTTGTGAAACTGCAGAGTTGTGTGTCAGAGCATCTCACGAGCAACATCAGAGCGCTCCAGAGAACTGTGCTGTCACTGTTCCTCATTACCAACTATATGGCCAACTTTAAATACAGCACAGAGTCCTGTCATCCGCACAAGTTCGCAGATGACACGGCCATTGTTGGGAGAGCTGAGAACGGGCAGGATGATGAATACAGGGGACTGGTGGACCACTTCGTAAGGTGGTGTAAAGAGAAacaaaggagatggtggtggactttgACAGGAATAGACCACCACCCTCTCCTGCCTGCATTTAGGGAACATTTCTTCTAAATATCTGGGAGTTCAACTGGATCACAGACTGGAGTTTTCCACTAATACAGatgctgtgtacaagaagggTCTGTGTTGTCTCTACTTCCTGTGGAGACTCAGGCCCTTTAATGTATGCAGCACAATACTTGGCACAATGTTTTGTCAGTCTGTTGTTGTAAGCACCATCTTCTTTGCTGGTGTGCTGGAGCACAGGCATCAAAGCAAAGGATGCCAACCGACCAAACAAACTCTTAAAAAAGGCATCAGGATGAAGATCCCCAGTCTGGAGGAGATGATTAGGGACAGAATGTTGGCAAAACTGCTGGCAATTATGGACAATAACTCCAACTCCCTCCATGACACACTGGACAGTTTAAGAAGGAGTTTCAGCACATGACTTCCCCATCCTCTCTGTCTCaaggaacaatacaggatgttgtTCCTGCCTGCTGATATCAGGCTCTACAACACATCTGCCATCACACACCCtggacagacacacactcaggaCTGAACTGACTATTAAGTCAGCACCATGTATAGATTTGTATATAcggagacacacacacacacacacacgatagatagatagatagatagatagatagatagatagatagatagatagatagatagatagatagatagatagacattTATTATTGCTTGTCTTTTAAattcttgttgttttgttgttgctgttacaACAATTCATCTTCCCctcagggattaataaagttttctgattctgattgtaTGCTGACCGTTCAATCAGCCAAAGTCAGCTGCAGTCTACCAATCTTGAAAAACTCTGTGGTGGTCACATGAGTAAAGACATCAAAGAATATTTAGCTAACTAATTTTGACTAATGCACATGAGAAATCTACTAGAAGATAAGAGATTAGTGGAGTAACTCTAAatatacagatttttatttttcaattgaCTAAATAGTTTTTGTGTAAGGAGTAACATGCAGGCTCTATGTTGCACAGTTAACCAAGTGGGAAACATGTGAAGAGAACTAAAAATAAGAATTTGGTTAGCTGCCAAAAGGAAGCACTGGAGGGGTCAATCTATCCATCTAACATAAATCACATTTCATTGCTAAGTAGAGTAAAGCGCTGCAGCCCTCTTCCTTCCACGCTTAGAAACAACATATCATTATATCTCTTGACATGACAGTTTTACCATTAGCTTCCATCTTTTAAAACCCTAATGCTGCATGCATTATAGGATGAATCTGCCTTACTCCTGAGGAAGGAAGCAACAATAATGGTCCCTCAGTCAGAGGCATAGAAGGACATTTTTCTAGCATCTTGCAGAAAGACCTACCCCacgcaatatatatatattagtaatTGTCTCTAATCAATGGTTATACCTGGAAAAAGGCTTGCTTTTGCTGCTAGAGCCTAAAACAGTAGTGCCAGCAGTGCCGAGCTGGGGGTTTTCTCTCAGCCAGTTGGCAGGTGGTAGCTTCAGGTCAGTCTTCTCCTGCAGGAGGGCATATGTCGCTGGAGGTGGGGCAGCAGAGTACTTGACAACAGCACTGCTCTTGACTTCACTGTCGCCTGAGCATATTGCATTATCCTACAAAACAAGGAAATTTTAAATCATACTTTAAGTTTATGCAATAAATCTAAATTTGAAAtttcatttgataaatgatTAACAAATTTGTCCTTTGTATCCAAAGGCAATATGTGTCATGTTGGTCAGTCCAAAGGCAGTTTGAACAAAGTTCCCATATAGCAACCACACACAGTACAACCATATTGTTCTTCTAACCAAGCTACTTACGTGTCGGCTGTAATCTCCTGAGCAGGTAGGACCACCGATGTCTTCTTTTACATTATCCAAGGGTATTCCTGGTTCTCTGTCCCCGGCTGATGAGCTCATACTGGACAAACGACTGTTCACTCCTTCTAACATTCTTAAAAACAGCGCAACATATCAATGGAGCGGGTAATCCACCAAATAAAGATCAATTTGCTTACTATAAAGCGTGTTTCGTGGATTCTAGCGACAAAGTTAAACAGCTTGTCAAGCTAGCTCAAAGAAAGATCGACGCTGACACGTatgcttgtaaaaaaaaagagcaaaagaaagaaGTAGTATATAGAAAACTCGCGAATTAAATTAAACCTAGACACTAATATTAGAATTTGCTAGTACTTTCTAAATCATACAAATGTTTAGCTTCTATTGTCGCAATCCTGAGGCTTCTCTTGTTTCTTTTCCCATCTACTCTGTGTACATATCACACTGTAGCCGCAAGCAAGCTACAACTTCCGGTATCAGTTTTAGACGGactgaaaaatattaattttatttttacttttcactGTTAAAATGAATACGAattctattttaaaatataattgatTATTAAGATATTATAAGGTAAAATATACGAACTTTCATAGCGAATATTTAATcttgaataaatatttatacaagGCAAGTGAACCGGAAGTAGTTACAGAAGTTCATTCGAGAAAAgttcagttaattttttttgtgtcttttataCTGAAAGTTGCTGCGAACGTGCTGGCTGATAGTGATGTcaactaattatataaacagaacaaaacgtGTTTGGTCGATTATTTCCTCGTTGTAACAATgtttcttggcaataaatcttgtACTTTGGAAAGCCtggtttatttcctttttaattggCGCCACATTTGTAAATTCTACAGTCACATTcagtcattaaataaaatgtatttgtaggtctgagcagcagagttgactATGTGGGTTGTGCCCATGAAAAACGTGCTGAATCTTCTTTGCCAATGCCAAACAACTTATTCCGCTTCTAGCTCTTGTTTCTCCTGGTACCCCAGGTGCGGTCAGGTGTTGATTAGTGTCTGCAGCACCTGTGAGAATGGTCCCTGCTACAGCAGTCAGTAGAATATTATATTAAAATTGTGTTGAGAAGTTGCAGAGAATGCTATGCTGTTTGCTGTTCTGATATGGTAACCGTAACAGCTTTGGCAGTGTGGAGGCAGTGTGTGGCAACATCTCCCTCCTTGGAAAAACAAGGCTTGTTATCATTGGAGGCAAGCTCAATACAGAGATATTGAGATGAAGTTTTGCAACCAGTGGCAAACCACTGTCCACTGTCTGGGACTGAACTCTATCCTCCAACATGACAACGCTCACTCCGATAGAGCAGTGTTTATCAGAGATGTACCTCCAGAACTTTGAAGTGGGGAAGATGGAATGACCTGCCTGCACTTCAGGCCTCAACCCCATTAAACAGGTGTTGGAGCAGTTTGGGTGTGCTTTTTGTaccagagtgaccaacacaaccataCTGGCTGAGCTGCTACAAATGCTAGTTGAGAAATGGGATGCCATCATACAGCAGTGTGATCAAACTGGTGATCAGCATGAGGTGGAGGTGCCAGACTGTTATGGCTGGACATGTTCTTCCACATGCTGCTTAGgttcatgcttttgtttttttagggttgtttatgtctttgtctttttttttattaataaattgttaaattgccaatatgttttgtttctccAAACTTCAATTATTCAATAAACCAAGCATGAGTTAATAGCAGCATAAGCTGTTTGTCAAGTTTTTAACTGGCACAACCCACATATTCAACTCtactgctcatcccacaaaaaTGCATTTCCCTTGCaaacaaagggaaataaacagattttccaaAAGATTAAGATTTATTGTGAAGAAGCAATATAcagtcaaagaaataatccacaaacacaatttaaaaatatattatattatattatattatattatattatattatattatattatattatattatattatattatattatatttggtCCGATCCGGGACAAGGGACTGTCAAACTGCTGACTAAACAGGGAGGAGTTGTGAAACTTCGCTGTCAGGCATGAATTCTCGCGCTGATGTTCCCCTGCTGAAAACACCCTCGTCTTCCACTTGACCGGGTTTAAATGAACCTGTAGTGGGCCAGCTGCTTCGCGACGTTTTTCTTGTGGACGGTAAACGAACGTGAGCCGTAAGTTTACTAAATATAATGGAAAGCTGGAAGAATCACGTGCGTGCTCGACTTCTGCAGAGAGACCACAAAGAGAAACATCCATTTGTTGGCGTTTTTACGACCTGTAAGTTTAATATAATCCATTATAGCTTGTTATGATCAATGTTTTAGCTTAACTATGTGTTTTTGTAAATCCCAGTGTCTCAGCTGGAGGAGCGATGTGAACTGCGCCAACATATTTTGGAGGATGTTCAGTGTAAGAGGTTAGAAATACATAATGTTACCTAACTTATAAATAAATCCACAGTTTTTGCCTGTTCAAAccctaaatttattttaattttcagtctGGAAAAAGGTGGTGTTGAAGTTGAGAAAAACACCAGACTCATTCAACTCCAGCTGAGAGAAAGTGAACACTTGGCAGACAAGGTGGGCTAAATGATGACTAACCCAAAAATAAACACTAGCACGATAAACAATATCTGTTTGTGCATATTTCCGACATCATCAGACAAGCATGTGATATTCTCACAATATTAGCTCGGTTTTGATGCATTTTAACACCATATAATGATCATTACCATGGAAAATTAGGTCATAGAAGGGAAAATAACTTGTATACTAGCCATCTTTGTTTAGTGTGTACAGGCAGTGACCTTTAAACTGGTGATATCCTCTCATTATTTAATCAGTTTGTCCTTTGTTTTGTCTCTGTAGTTGTCTCAAACTGTGTCCGACCTGACCACTGTCCTGTATCTGAAAGAGGCTGAACTACAGTACTGGCAGTCATGGTAATTTCCCAGTTTCAGTTCTAAACTAAAGTCATAAGAAGCCCTGCTGAATTGATTTAGAAAGAAAACCTTCATTAAGTGATTAGTATGTAGCAAACTAAACTTAATAATCTTCATTTTGGGTAGAATGAACAATACGACTTAATAATTGTggtgaaattaaaaacataagtgCTGCAGTGTTAAAACACAAATTAGTTCTGGCATAATGGTGCAATCACTGGACCATGTTAATGAGAAGGCATAAATCTGTTCTATATTTGTGGCCAAACTTGTGACCTTTAATCAAACATCTAACAGTGTTTAGTAATAGTACCACAAGCCAGTCCATAAATCAAAACTGTATTGCTTTGCTGCTCCAGTGTGTCCCAATACCGTCAAGAGGCACTCACTCTGGCCAAAGGAAGTAAAAACCTGAAGGCAACCATCTCAGAGTTTGAGTTCGCTATAGAGACTCAGTCAAAAGAATTATCAGCCCTGCGTTTGGAGCAGAAAGGACTGAAGGAGTCACTGGCACAAGCTCAAATAGACAAAGAAAGACTTCTGCAGCGATGGATCGAGGAAAAAAGGGAGGCGGCAGACAGGCTGAACACCTACAACGACATACAGGAAAGGTAAGAAAGTGAAAATGACACATCTAGAAGAACAGGGAAACAAGGGCAGATTGGAGACTCTTAACATATCTTACTGATTTTCACCAGGTGGCAACATTTGGCCAAACAGCTGAAGAAGCACCTCCAGAAGGAGGGGAGGAAAGTAGTGAGCTCCCATCATGACAAGCTCATTGAAACATGCAAGAGAAACAACCGCATCAGTCATTTAGAGTAAGAAGATTTTCACAAATATTAACGGAGATCCTAATGGGGACAAATTAGGAGGGATCAGTTATCGGTTAAAATCAGAGACATGGTGGCTGCTTTATTGGATGGTCTAAGTACAGTGTGTTCACACTTTATCCAAAACTCTGAATTATTTTTGGTAAAGTATAAAGTATCCAGCTCAGCTTGACCTTTGACATAGCGCTGCTGTCGGGCGCAAACCTCCTAcctccaaaactgtcatttttcaaaaaatggaaaaaaactgtatggttttgtaataactggacataatgcCATCAAACTtagtattgtgttttacatcatatatctttggttaaatatttgtaaaactacagacagacataaagggtgatcaatagtactgatttaaggaaaacaaaaatcacaaattttggacataggaggtttttgcccgacagcaacGATAGGTTCCACCAGGATGCTGCCGTTTGTGTTCTGAACATATTTGGAATCCATCTAtccaaaaatcaaacaaatactCAGTGATTTGATGAGCTCCCTGGTGTAAACTCTGTAACCTAATTATGACTTCACTCAGAATAAATCACAAAGATGTCCATATAATCAGTCAACTGATCTTTTCTGTTTAGTAGCTTCAgcttaatattttattgaagCATGTATGTAGATGGTAACATCTTGAGCTTTTTgttaatgtcattttaattttatttgtttatcttgtCTTCAGGAATCAATAATACAACGCATGTATACGAAGGACGTTTGGATCACAACTTTCCCTTTTGCTGCAGCAAACGTTAAGTTAAACAGTTCTGCTCTTGTAAGCTCCTCATCAGTGCATGTCTGGATGAAAACAGAACTGACAGCATCGACTTTCTGCTGATTATAGGACAATGGTTTAGCTAtgctttttaatttatgcaaatattaatcAATTGTTCATTGTAGTctctcatttcctgttttaatttcaGTGTGTTAAATTACCTACATTTAGTGGTATGGCCCGAGTCACCCTTATCCAGTTAACATCAGATAAGCTCCAGTGAACTCAACATGTCTGAACTTTGTCTCGAATGACAAATGTTACTCCAGAAATCCCTACAGATATGTCATATCATGTGATTAACCACTTAAAGAACTTCTGCTCTTTTGGCTCACattatttcaagttttttttttaaattaacaaccttgtgtttactttttaacatatttaaaaaaaaaatgttttaaacaaatcagTTCCAGATAAGTTTGATTTtgtatttaagatttttttttaattgtaaagaaataaacttgTATGCAAATTTGCTGATTGTTCTAtgaattctgtctttttttttatccatctaagaatgatttctttcttttttgtacaaaaaagattttgtacaaatgtttatatatatatatatatatatatatatatatattatcctGCGTTAGATGTGAATATCTTAACATTGCATAGTTGAAAAGAGCGATGATACAGTGTATATGTCTAAGtagtcacatttttctttttttttttatttctttttttttattttaaaatttctaGTTTGATGCTCATAATACTTAAAGTCTGAAATTGTGTGGAATGCCAATGTTTTCCTAAAATGTTTCACACTAATGAGTCTTTCAGAAATATaggtttaaaattttaaactttaagCAGGTAATTTTTCAGTGTGAAATTGGTTGCCAAAATGGGATTTCACCACCTGTGGTATATAATAATAGATTCGGTGAAGTCTGTGATGCACTTGAAAGGAACAAGGCTGAAAATCAATTTTAAGCGGCTGTGAGCTTTTGTCCCTCTGGCAGAATAAAACAGATACAATACTGTAGTGGAATTAATTGGCCAAGGAACACA from Melanotaenia boesemani isolate fMelBoe1 chromosome 16, fMelBoe1.pri, whole genome shotgun sequence carries:
- the si:ch1073-143l10.2 gene encoding autophagy-related protein 16, coding for MESWKNHVRARLLQRDHKEKHPFVGVFTTLSQLEERCELRQHILEDVQCKSLEKGGVEVEKNTRLIQLQLRESEHLADKLSQTVSDLTTVLYLKEAELQYWQSCVSQYRQEALTLAKGSKNLKATISEFEFAIETQSKELSALRLEQKGLKESLAQAQIDKERLLQRWIEEKREAADRLNTYNDIQERWQHLAKQLKKHLQKEGRKVVSSHHDKLIETCKRNNRISHLENQ